Proteins encoded within one genomic window of Haematobia irritans isolate KBUSLIRL chromosome 5, ASM5000362v1, whole genome shotgun sequence:
- the LOC142240896 gene encoding acyl-coenzyme A oxidase 1-like — translation MNSIVPNTPNPDIVKERQNASCNSEEIAEWYNGGADKLKAKREIEEVLFGDYERDYGLKHEYMDHEGVYNRSVEQAARAAKKLRRLQQERNPGGKEIWPRGLYDPSSHGIFPANSPLTLHLTMFADVIRGQGTPEQAEKWATAAENCSIIGTYAQTELGHGTYVRGIQTRADYDRKTQEFILNTPCLQAYKWWPGGLGHTANYAMVVAQLYIDDEHKGIQMFLVPVRDEETHMPLPGIDIGEIGKKLGMAAVNQGFLGMKNVRIPRENMLMRNAKVMPDGSFIKSPASKLSYMTMVYTRCLIVNLDSIYLLEAATIATRYAVIRRQSPINEDAAEPQILDHVTQQLKIFPEIATGLAYQLCADAMWEIYHQTIEEINQGKYTRLPEVHALSCALKVLCSTDGSAGIERLRLSCGGHGYMTAANIGNIYGNAVAACTYEGENTVLFLQIGRFLMKSWSFLVEGKQMLPSVQYLRQGQEPNSFPKWDNSWECIINAFKYAAANKTRIAFESFSERMMAGQSQGEAFNNTGIEITQAAEYHGRQFVAETFCKAILGPRLANLSKPTKAVMKTLVELYLVHITLRHLSDILRFIPLTESDVKSLQRRLEFALQKIRPEAVAITDGFDFADRVLNSVLGSYDGNVYERIFESAKMSPMNQKPVQDSFEKYLKPFMKNKL, via the exons ATGAATTCGATTGTGCCAAATACCCCGAATCCCGACATTGTCAAAGAACGTCAAAATGCCTCGTGTAATAGTGAAGAAATTGCTGAATGGTATAATGGAGGAGCTGATAAATTGAAAGCGAAACGTGAAATCG AAGAAGTATTATTTGGTGACTATGAAAGAGATTATGGTCTGAAACATGAATATATGGATCATGAAGGTGTATACAATCGTTCTGTGGAACAGGCAGCCAGAGCGGCAAAGAAATTGCGTAGATTACAACAGGAGAGAAATCCAGGTGGAAAAgaaatatggcc AAGAGGTCTTTACGATCCTAGTAGTCACGGTATATTCCCAGCCAATAGTCCTCTCACACTACATTTAACCATGTTTGCTGATGTAATTAGAGGTCAAGGTACCCCAGAACAAGCAGAAAAATGGGCCACTGCTGCTGAAAACTGCTCCATTATTGGGACCTATGCTCAAACAGAATTGGGTCATGGAACCTATGTAAGAGGAATCCAAACAAGAGCTGATTACGATCGTAAaactcaagaatttattttgaaCACACCATGTTTGCAGGCCTACAAATGGTGGCCTGGAGGAT TGGGTCATACGGCTAACTATGCCATGGTAGTAGCTCAGCTTTATATTGATGATGAACACAAAGGGATACAAATGTTTCTGGTGCCAGTCCGTGATGAGGAAACCCATATGCCTTTGCCTGGTATTGATATTGGTGAGATTGGTAAAAAACTAGGTATGGCTGCCGTAAATCAAGGTTTCTTGggaatgaaaaatgttcgtatacCTCGTGAGAATATGCTCATGAGAAATGCCAAAGTTATGCCAGATGGTAGCTTCATTAAGAGTCCTGCTTCCAAATTATCCTATATGACAATGGTCTATACGCGCTGCTTGATTGTTAATTTAGATTCTATCTATCTATTGGAGGCAGCCACAATAGCCACACGATATGCGGTTATAAGAAGACAAAGTCCCATTAATGAAGA TGCTGCGGAACCCCAAATTTTGGATCATGTCACTCAACAATTGAAAATCTTTCCTGAGATTGCCACAGGTCTTGCCTATCAACTTTGTGCCGATGCCATGTGGGAAATATATCATCAGACTATTGAGGAAATCAATCAAGGGAAATATACTAGATTGCCAGAAGTTCATGCTTTATCGTGTGCCCTTAAAGTTCTCTGCTCCACGGATGGCAGTGCAGGCATAGAACGTTTACGCCTTTCCTGTGGAGGTCATGGTTATATGACCGCTGCGAATATTGGTAATATTTATGGTAATGCTGTGGCCGCCTGTACCTATGAGGGAGAGAATACCGTACTCTTTTTACAAATTGGACGTTTTCTTATGAAATCTTGGTCCTTTCTTGTTGAGGGTAAACAAATGTTACCCAGTGTTCAGTATTTGAGACAGGGTCAAGAGCCAAATAGCTTTCCAAAATGGGATAATTCTTGGGAATGTATAATCAATGCTTTTAAATATGCAGCAGCAAA TAAAACCCGTATAGCTTTCGAAAGCTTCTCGGAACGTATGATGGCAGGACAAAGTCAAGGAGAGGCATTTAACAATACCGGTATAGAAATTACACAGGCTGCTGAG TATCATGGACGTCAATTTGTGGCCGAAACATTTTGCAAGGCAATCTTAGGTCCCCGTTTAGCAAATTTGTCCAAACCTACCAAAGCTGTTATGAAAACTTTGGTTGAATTGTATTTGGTTCATATTACTCTGCGACATTTAAGTGATATCTTACGTTTCATTCCATTAACGGAATCTGATGTGAAATCGTTACAAAGGCGTCTAGAATTTGCCTTGCAAAAAATTCGTCCAGAAGCGGTTGCCATAACCGATGGTTTCGATTTTGCCGATCGTGTTCTGAATTCAGTATTAGGGTCCTATGATGGTAATGTTTATGAACGTATTTTTGAGTCGGCGAAAATGAGTCCCATGAACCAGAAACCAGTGCAGGATTCATTTGAAAAGTACTTGAAGCCATTTATGAAGAATAAATTGTAA
- the LOC142238355 gene encoding acyl-coenzyme A oxidase 1-like: protein MGIIPQRVNPDLQYERDNASIRAEEFALWWHGGHESLKFKRDLESYILDDLDDEIYRFQNLSHEEIYNAAIKDFIKLAKKLQELKVERQPDGADIWPSPVLCGAIPSGNPLAVHCGMVIECIRLQGTDEQFEKFGKLCQNFNMTTAYAQTELGHGTFLRGLETRADFDHQTDEFILNTPTITSYKWWPGGLGQSANYCIVPANLYIDNVSKGLAIFVVPVRDMETHMPLPGVDIGDIGKRMGFAGVNNGYLGLKNVRIPRLNMLMRHSQVHRDGTFVQSPVSVLTYFTMVYVRCFIVRNVATQLSMAATIATRYSAVRRQSPINPNEREPKIIDHVTQQKKLFPEIANSIAYKLAFNRIYQLYEKTSEDIKQGDFQRLPEIHSLSCILKVLCTSTTVAGVDILRLACGGHGYLSSSNLGNIYLDVGASCTYEGENTVLLLQVGRFLMKSYRSALAGKQLPPSVAYLMEVNKNKSLGVWTGSWKNILMLLEMATANKIKITAENLMSRVQAGQTEAEAFNNTGIELTQAAELHGICFVVATFIEEVVGAQSKSRSAALNKVLENLLELFLVSIALKYMHEILRITKMSEAETRSLQTRLENALKVIRPDAVVICDGFDHHDRNLFSTLGSYDGNVYERIFEEAKRSPLNKKPVPDVFYSHLKPFLKSNL, encoded by the exons ATGGGTATTATTCCGCAGAGAGTTAATCCAGATTTACAATATGAAAGAGATAATGCCTCAATAAGGGCTGAAGAATTTGCCTTGTGGTGGCATGGAGGTCATGAGAGTTTGAAATTCAAAAGAGATTTGG aatcATATATCCTTGACGATCTCGATGATGAAATTTATAGATTCCAAAATTTATCCCACGAAGAAATTTACAATGCGGCAATTAAAGATTTCATAAAACTGGCAAAGAAGTTACAAGAACTAAAAGTGGAGCGTCAACCAGATGGCGcggatatatggcc CTCCCCAGTATTATGTGGTGCTATACCATCTGGCAACCCCTTGGCCGTACACTGTGGTATGGTGATTGAGTGCATCCGTTTACAAGGTACCGATGAACAGTTTGAAAAATTTGGCAAGCTAtgccaaaatttcaatatgACAACGGCTTATGCTCAAACCGAACTTGGTCATGGTACATTTTTAAGAGGATTGGAAACCAGAGCTGATTTTGATCATCAAACTgatgaatttattttgaatacACCAACAATTACATCGTATAAATGGTGGCCAGGAGGAT TGGGTCAATCTGCCAATTATTGTATAGTTCCGGCCAATTTGTATATTGACAATGTTTCGAAGGGTTTGGCAATTTTTGTTGTTCCTGTGCGTGATATGGAGACTCATATGCCATTGCCTGGTGTCGATATTGGTGACATCGGTAAGAGAATGGGTTTTGCTGGAGTCAATAATGGTTATCTAGGTCTGAAGAATGTTCGTATACCTCGTTTGAATATGCTTATGAGACACTCACAGGTTCATCGAGATGGAACATTTGTACAAAGTCCTGTATCGGTTCTGACCTACTTTACCATGGTATATGTTCGTTGTTTCATTGTACGGAATGTAGCCACTCAATTGTCAATGGCAGCGACTATAGCCACCAGATATTCAGCAGTAAGACGTCAAAGTCCTATTAATCCCAA TGAACGCGAACCCAAAATCATTGACCATGTGACACAACAAAAGAAACTTTTCCCCGAGATTGCCAATAGCATTGCTTATAAATTGGCTTTCAATCGCATCTATCAACTTTATGAGAAAACTTCGGAGGACATAAAACAAGGAGACTTCCAACGTTTGCCGGAAATTCACAGCTTATCTTGTATTTTGAAAGTTTTGTGTACCTCCACCACTGTGGCAGGGGTGGATATTTTACGTTTGGCCTGTGGAGGTCATGGCTATTTAAGTTCTTCGAACCTGGGCAATATCTATTTGGATGTTGGTGCTTCTTGCACCTACGAAGGTGAAAATACTGTACTCCTACTCCAAGTGGGGAGATTCCTTATGAAATCTTATCGTTCTGCTTTGGCTGGAAAACAATTACCTCCCTCGGTCGCTTATTTAATGGaggtaaataaaaacaagtcttTGGGTGTGTGGACAGGATCTTGGAAGAATATCCTTATGCTCTTGGAAATGGCTACAGCTAA caaaattaaaataactgcCGAGAATCTAATGAGCCGCGTTCAGGCTGGTCAAACGGAAGCCGAAGCTTTTAACAATACAGGCATAGAATTGACTCAAGCTGCTGAG CTTCATGGTATTTGTTTCGTTGTCGCAACCTTTATTGAGGAAGTTGTTGGCGCCCAATCTAAATCACGAAGTGCAGCTTTGAATaaggttttggaaaatttgttagaattatttTTAGTATCAATAGCCTTGAAATATATGCATGAGATACTTAGA ATAACTAAGATGTCCGAAGCCGAAACACGTTCGCTCCAAACTCGTCTGGAAAATGCCTTAAAAGTCATACGTCCTGATGCTGTGGTTATTTGTGATGGTTTCGATCATCATGATAGAAATCTTTTTTCAACTTTGGGTTCCTATGATGGCAATGTATATGAGCGTATATTTGAAGAGGCCAAAAGGAGTCCCTTGAATAAGAAACCAGTACCAGATGTATTCTATAGTCATTTGAAGCCATTCTTAAAATCTAATTTATAA